A stretch of the Sulfurimonas sp. HSL-1656 genome encodes the following:
- a CDS encoding cation diffusion facilitator family transporter, with amino-acid sequence MRIEKKATLISSTTAGILVLFKLAIGIISGSVAVLASAIDSLLDLSVSIFNFFALHQSERKPDENFNFGLGKLEAVASVIEGTIISISGLFILYSAIDKIITPRAIEYMEASMGVMLFSIILTGALVLFLNHVAKKNNNLVIRADALHYKTDLFTNGAILLSLGIIHFSGFELIDPLLGIGIAIYMIYSAFPILKEGLMMLLDVSLTKEETARITTMLNRLQRINGHHHLQTRRAGSDIFVSVHLVFDDATSLLDAHKVSDQVESMMRMLFPNDRVHPFIHTDPYDDSDINEMEVEQLYAT; translated from the coding sequence ATGCGTATCGAGAAAAAAGCGACTTTAATCTCCAGTACAACGGCGGGTATCCTCGTCCTCTTCAAGCTGGCCATCGGGATCATCAGCGGTTCGGTTGCCGTTTTGGCGTCCGCGATCGACTCCCTGCTGGACCTTTCGGTCTCCATCTTCAACTTTTTTGCCCTCCACCAGTCCGAGCGCAAACCGGACGAAAACTTCAACTTCGGCCTGGGCAAACTCGAAGCGGTCGCCTCGGTTATCGAAGGGACCATCATCTCCATCTCGGGGCTCTTCATCCTTTACAGCGCGATCGACAAGATCATCACGCCGCGGGCGATCGAATACATGGAGGCCTCGATGGGGGTCATGCTCTTCTCCATCATCCTCACCGGCGCCCTGGTCCTCTTTCTGAACCACGTCGCGAAAAAGAACAACAACCTCGTCATCCGTGCCGACGCGTTGCACTACAAGACCGACCTCTTCACCAACGGAGCAATCCTCCTCTCTTTGGGGATCATCCACTTCAGCGGGTTTGAGCTGATCGACCCGCTGCTGGGGATCGGCATCGCGATCTACATGATCTACTCCGCTTTCCCTATTCTCAAAGAGGGGCTGATGATGCTCCTCGACGTCTCCCTCACCAAAGAGGAGACGGCCCGCATCACGACGATGCTCAACCGGCTGCAGAGGATCAACGGCCACCACCATCTGCAGACACGGCGGGCGGGCAGCGACATCTTCGTCTCCGTCCACCTCGTCTTTGACGACGCGACTTCCCTGCTCGACGCCCACAAGGTCAGCGACCAGGTCGAGAGCATGATGCGGATGCTCTTTCCCAACGACCGGGTACACCCCTTCATCCACACCGATCCCTATGACGATTCGGACATCAACGAGATGGAAGTCGAACAGCTCTACGCCACCTAA